The genomic DNA AATCGAATAACGGTAGAACCATAGCATTAAACAGAGTAATGCAACCTTCTTTTGGGATGACTTTCTGAGCTCTACGTAGCAATCCAAGGCGGGACAAGATTTTATTTCCGATGTGTTCAATGTGTTCGTTCCATGTTAGGCATGGATGCAGAATCACGCCCAGATATTTAAATTTATGTACCCTTTTAAGATTAACAACGGTGATATTCTAGTTTCCTATGATGTTTCTTACCTGTTCACCAATTTACCTCTGGAGGAGACCATACAACTACTCGTCGATAAGGCTTTCATAAATAATTGGTTTAATGATACATACCATCTTACTCAACAAGCTGGACCTTGTTGATCTTCTTAGGGGGGCAACAAAGGACCAACTTTTCACATTCAACGGCCAGCTATATGAACAGATCGACAGAGTTGCTATGGGCTCCCCTCATGTTCCTTTATTAGCCAACGCCTTTATGTCTAGCATGGAGGAAACCTTGGAGCGTGCCAGACAAACCATCAGCAgacaattctctttcgtataaTGCTCCGCCCTGCGGGATTCAGATTGCATTTTTTCACGGCTGGTCACCAGGTCATCATGCCTTTTCCACATTCCGCAGGGAAGGATCTTCCCTTGTCGGAGGAGAATAGCGATTTATCTATTCTTTCTGTCCGAGATTCATCTAGCGGACACGAATTAGAGCAAGCTCCGGTTGTGACCGGGTTTCAAGCTCACCTGTTGGAGTCCAAACTCGACACGTTAACTAGTTCCATGTTGAAGATGTCGGATTCTTTAGCGCGTCTTGCTCGACCGCATGGGGCTCCCTTAGACTCCGAGGAAGAAGATACTCTCCGTGAAGAAGGTGGACAGAGTGAATTTGACCCCACCGAACGTATTCTCTCGGAAGAAACTAACCTTGAATCGGGCGAACTTCCTTACGAGGACCTGTTCAAGGACACGGAGGACTGCGGACCGAAGGTCAATGAAGGTGTCGCCAAGCGTATAAATAGTGCCTGTACCAAGAGGCCTGCCAAAGAGCAGTTTTCTTCCATTCAGAAGAAGTACTGTCGTCcagaaaattgcgattttctcAAGGCCCCTCGGGTGAATCCTGAGTTATGGGACGACTTGCAAGACAAGACCAAAAGTCGTGAGTGTTCCTTCCAGTCGTTCCAGAAGAATCTGATTAAGGGGATAACACCGGTGGTGCAGTTAGCGAGTAAAGTTGTCGACGccaagaaaagcaaagaagacTCCATTTCCTTAAATGATGTTTACGACCTTACAGTCGACGCTCTTACTTTGCTGGGAAATTCTGTCTACGAATTTTCTATGAAGCGAAGGGAATTGTTGAAGTCTGAGGTTGCCCCAGCATACAAGTCTTTGTGCCACGAGTCAGAGCCAATTACCACGATGTTGTTTGGCGACGAGTTGCCTCAGAGTATTCGCAACATCTCGCAAGTTAAGCGGATGGCAGCTAAAAGTATAGGCCATGATCGGCGTAGAGCGAGCTCTTCGTCATCGGCCTACACTAATTTCAAGAAGCCTCGTACTAATACGAGTGATTATCGCCGACTTGGTAATTATGGCAGGGGTAATTTAAACTTCAAGCGCCATTACGAGCACCGCAAACCTCCATATCAGAGACGCCAGCCTCCAAAGAGCTCCAGTACAACGACAATACAACAATGAATTTGCCAGTTCCAAACGCCTATCCTCAGGTAGGTGGCCGTTTGGCGCAATTTTATTCTTCTTGGAGTAATTTTACTTCTGATAGTTGGGTTCTACAAGCCGTGAAGGGCTATAAGATTGAATTTGTTTGTGAACCCTTTCAAGTTAATAAACCTCATGGGATTGCTTTTTCGCACGAGGAAAAGAAATTAATTGATCTCGAAGTTTAGAAGATGTTACAAAAAGGTGCTATAAGACGCGCTTCGTTTAACCCCGGACAAtttgtttctaatttgtttattataccaAAGAAGAGTGGCGATCTAAGGCCTGTTATTAATTTGAAACCTCTTAATGAGTTTGTGCAATACCATCATTTCAAGATAGAGGGGTTAAACACTCTATTGGACCTTTTGTCGGGTTCCGAATTCTTTATTACAATTGATCTTAAAGATGCCTACTTTACGATACCCATACATCCGGACCATTAAAAGTATTTGAGATTTGAGTGGAACTCGACTCTCTTTGAATTCATTTGTCTGCCCTTCGGGCTTTCTTCGGCTCCAAGAGTTTTCACCAAGGTGTTAAAACCTTTTGTTGGGTCAATTCGTAACAAAGGAATAAGACTGGTCATTTATCTCGATGATATGGCCATTATCAGCTCCTCTCGTGAACTTTCTTCCCAAGAGGGTGCTATTGTTGTTCGAATCCTAGAATCCTTGGGATTCATtatcaacaaagaaaaatcgGTTCTTATTCCCTCACAGAAGATAGTATTTTTGAGATTCGTAATTGACTCAGTGGCTATGACTGTTTCTCTTCCAGAGGAGAAATTGAATAACTTGAAAGAGCAAACATTGTCCTTGTGGGAGAGACCCCAGTGTTCTATTCGTGAACTAGCGCACGTTGTTGGACTGATCGTTTCCTCTTTTTCCGCCATTAAACCAGCAAGGCTTTATTACCGTGATCTTGAAGTCTGCAAATTAGCAGCTTTGAGTAGCAGTGGTGGAGACTATAATGCTATTGTTTCTTTATCCCAGCTTGCCAGAGATAGTCTACAATGGTTTGCCTTTAACAGTCATTTATATAATGGTACTAGGATTACAAAACCATCCAAAGTGATAACTATGACTACAGATGCATCCCATTCAGGATGGGGTGTGGTCTGTGATGGAGTTCCAAGTAGTGGTCTGTGGTCCTCGAAGGAGCAAGCTATGCATATCAATTGGCTTGAACTTTCTGCAGTTCTTTTCggtttgaaatgttttgttcatTCACACAACTGCCTCGTCAAAGTATTTTGTGACAATAGCACTGCTGTAGCATACATTAACAATTTGGGTGGAATGGTTCCTAGCCTCCATGCAGTTTCTAAAGCTATTTGGGAATGGTGTTTTGCAGATCACTGTATGTTAGAGGCATTTCATATTCCAGGAAGCTCAAATTTACAGGCTGATTCGCTCTCTCGGCAGATGCTCTAGTCATAGCCCCTTGGTGGCCAACAGCACACTGGTACCCACCGCTTCTCCATTTATTGGTCCAGCGTCCTATCCTTCTGCCTCAGTGGGACGAGCTCCTAACCTTGCCTCAGGAGGATTCTCTACACCCTCCCAAAGATGTAATGCGCCTAGCCGCATGGCATATATCCGGGATAACCTACAGGTCAGAGGAATTTCTCCAAGGGCAGCCAGCTACGTGCTCAAGTCATGGCATCCGGGGACAGAAAAGCAGTATTCAGCGGCttggaaatgtttttgttgctggtGTGATAGGAGACAGAGAAATCCTCTTCAAGCAGATCTAGAGACAGTTGCGATTttctcacagaacaatttgAGGACTTTAATAAGTCATATAGTACAATTAATTCTTACAGATCTGCACAGTCCTCTATGTTATTACCTATAGATGGATATTCTGTGGGCGAACATCCTATTATTGCTCGCTTACTTAAGGGGATGTTCCATGTCCGTCCTCCTGAGCCAAGGTATAGTTTTACCTGGGATGTtaatgttttgttaactttcttaGAGTCATGGTTTCCTCT from Montipora foliosa isolate CH-2021 chromosome 7, ASM3666993v2, whole genome shotgun sequence includes the following:
- the LOC138009796 gene encoding uncharacterized protein; amino-acid sequence: MAIISSSRELSSQEGAIVVRILESLGFIINKEKSVLIPSQKIVFLRFVIDSVAMTVSLPEEKLNNLKEQTLSLWERPQCSIRELAHVVGLIVSSFSAIKPARLYYRDLEVCKLAALSSSGGDYNAIVSLSQLARDSLQWFAFNSHLYNGTRITKPSKVITMTTDASHSGWGVVCDGVPSSGLWSSKEQAMHINWLELSAVLFGLKCFVHSHNCLVKVFCDNSTAVAYINNLGGMVPSLHAVSKAIWEWCFADHCMLEAFHIPGSSNLQADSLSRQML